The segment ATGTCTTTTAAATGACGAATTTGTAAAAAACGAGTCCTAAAAGAAAAATAAATGCCTGTTCCTAAACATAAATAAACTAGTGCATTACTCCAAACGATACCGTTTAGAAAATCAACTATACCTTGCATTAATAATTACCTCCTTATATTTTTTATGAAAAAATTGTAACAATTATATAAAATATTTTAAACTATTTTGTGAAAAATTTCAAGTTTTAAAAAATTCAATTTTCAGCAATTAAAGAGTTTAAAAAATTCATTTTTGTAAATATTTGTTTGTAAATTTCAATTTTTTCATTTCAAAAATGAATATTTATAAATATTCTTTTACAAATTTTAATTATTTTTTTATATACATCAGTTCCATTATTAACTAAAATAAAATTTTATATTCAATTAAGTAAGAAAATTAATAATGTTAAAATTTGAATTGGAAAATCATTATTTTCAAAAAGGTAAATAGTTATTGATTTGCATATTTTTGTATGTTAAAATTCAAAGAATAATAAAAAACACATGTATGTCAGTTGTAAACATGGAGGAGAGAAGTTATGGAAAATAAGTATTTAATAGTTGATAAAAAAATACTTCCTAATATATTTGAGAAAGTTTTAATGGCTAAAGAGTTGTTGAGAAATGGTAAAGTAAAAGGTATTACAGAAGCTGTAAAAAAAGTGGGGATAAGTAGGAGTACATTTTATAAATATAAGGATTATGTTTTTTCTCTTTCAGATAAAGCAAATGGAAGAAAAGTAACTGTATCAATGCTTCTTAATCATGAACCGGGTAGGCTTTCAGCTATTTTAAATAAAATTGCTGAAAAGAAAGGAAATATTTTGACTATTAATCAAGATATACCTATAAATAATATAGCAAATATAAGTATAACTTTTGATATATCAAATTTAACAGTAGATTTTGATGTGCTTATGAATGAAATAAAAAAGTTAAAAGGGATTGTGAAATTAGATTTGATTGCAATGGAATAAAACTTAAAAAATTATTAAATAGATAAGAAAATAATGGTATTTTATAAGATATTATTATACAATATAAAATGACATTTTTAGCTAATTTAGTACATAAGATGAAGCTAGGAGGTAGACATGTTTAAAGTAAGAAAAAAATTTATTTGGCTGTTTGTTGTAGCTGGCATATTTTTTGTGTTGTTTTCATCGTTTAAAATGATGAAAACTAAAAAAAGTGTAGGCATATTTGTAAAAACTGCAAGAATTGAAAAGCAAGATATTAAATCAAATATTTTTACAAGTGGAAGGGTTGTTTCAAAAAAGGAGAGAGAAGTAACTCCAG is part of the Caminicella sporogenes DSM 14501 genome and harbors:
- a CDS encoding ACT domain-containing protein — encoded protein: MENKYLIVDKKILPNIFEKVLMAKELLRNGKVKGITEAVKKVGISRSTFYKYKDYVFSLSDKANGRKVTVSMLLNHEPGRLSAILNKIAEKKGNILTINQDIPINNIANISITFDISNLTVDFDVLMNEIKKLKGIVKLDLIAME